GGCATGCCCGTGTCGCACACCAGCACCAGGTCAGCGTCCAGCTGCGCTTTGTGGGCTTCCAGGAAGAAGGGCAGGTTCTCGCCGCCCGTCTCCTCCTCCCCCTCAATCAGGATGCGCAGGTTGCAGGGCAGGCTGCCTGATTGGGCCTGCCAAATACGCAGGGCCTCCAGGAAGGTCAGCAGCTGGCCCTTGTCATCGCTGGCGCCGCGCGCCGCCATGACCTCGCGCCCGTCACTTTCCTGCAGGATGGTGGGTTCAAAGGGTGGGTGCTGCCACAAGGCCAGCGGGTCCACAGGCTGAACATCGTAATGGCCGTAGAACAGCAGCGTTGGCTTGCCAGCGCTTGTTCCCGTGCCAGCCGTTGCCGTGCCAACATCTCCGGCGCCCGGCTGGCCAGCCTCATCATGGTGGCCCATCACCACGGGGTGACCTGGTGGCGCCCAGTTCACTTCATGGAGCGCCGCCTCCAACCCCAATTCGCGCAGCTGCCCCGCCACCCACTGCGCAGCTGTGCGGCAGTCGCTGGCATGGGCCGGATCGGTGGAGATGGAGGGGATGCGCAGGAAGTCGGCGAAGCGCGCCACGGCCTGCGGGAACGTGGCGTCCGCTAAGGCCAGCATGGCGGCCAGATCAGGGCTTGGCTTGCTGGGTGGCGCCGTGTTGGCGGTGGTGCTTGCCTTGGTGTCGCTGGTGTCGCTCATGGTGGTGCCTTCACTGCTTAATCCTGAGAATGCGCTTGGCGGTTGTTCCCCAGCCCCCCTCCGCGGCATGATGGCCCGCAGAATGCCGAAATGCCGGTGTGGGGTGGCCTGGGGAATGCCCAGACCGTGCCCCCACCAAGCCCCTCAGCCCAGGACTTGCGGGTTGCGGGTGGTGAGGATGCGCTCTACCTCCCCCCACAGGGGGCAGGCATAGACTTGCTCCTGCAGGGCCTTGGTGGCGTGGGCCTTGGCAGCTGGCGCCATCTGGCCCCAATCAACAGGGCCACGCCAGAAGCGGTAGAAGCCAAGCCCCGGCACCTGCCCCTCCGGCAGGGGGCTGCTTTCAACCACCATTACCTCCAACGGGGGCAGGATGATGGTGCCGCTTGGCGTGCGCGGCCCCTCCAGCGCCACGCCAAGGGCGTTCAGCGGCAGCCCCAGGAAGCGCGGCGCCGCCGGGTCGTTGAGGGGCGTGTCCCCACCAGGCTGCAGGGCGGCCGTTGCAGAAACGCTGGGCGACCAGCCCAGTTCACGTGCCAGCGCGCTGTAGGTGACGGGCTGGCGCGCCTTCACCTGCCGCACCAACAGGCCCAGAATGTGGCGTGCCAGCACAAGCTCCTCACGGGCGAAGCCCCTGTTGGTGCCGGGGCCTTCAGGCGGCCATTGCAGGCTGCTGATGTCGCCTTTGAGGGCATAGGCGTAAACGCCTTCGCCCACGCTTGCAGCACCTGGTAAGGACGGCTCTGTTGGGGTGGGCGCTTCCTGGCTCATGACCGATGAAATCCTCGCGTTGGGCGGCAGCCTGGATCGGCGCCGTTTCTGGGGGCGGATTATGAACCGGCCCACCACCTTCCTTCAACCCACCCTGCAACCCAGGGGTGAACAGGGGCGCGCCAGGCGCCCTGCAAGCAATGGTGCAACCACCACAACCAATTCCCCCGCACCATCCCCCGTGCCGCAGGGTTGCGGGCGCTCCCCTTGGGGCCAGCACCCTTTGGCCCTAACTTGGGCCGCACCTGCCCCTCTTTGCCCGCCCTTGTTGGCTTGCCCTTGCTTGAATAACCCTTTGCTTAACTGGAAGTGACGTTATGGCCACCCCAACACCACCCACACCAGCGCCCAGCCTCAGGCCTGCCGACCATGTCCAGGCGCAAGGCGGGCGTGGCCGCAGGCTGTGGATGCTGGGCGTGCTGAGCTTGCTGATGGGTTTCGCCGCCATCTCCACTGACGTTTACCTGCCAGCCATGCCAGCCATGGCCAAGGCGCTTCATGTCGGGGCGGACATGATGGCCTGGACGGTCTCCACCTTCCTCATCGGGTTTAGCTTGGGGCAGTTATTCTGGGGACCGTTGAGCGACCGCCTGGGCAGGCGCCTGCCCGTGGCGCTGGGGCTTATGGTGTTCATGGTTGGGTCCGCTGGGTGCGCGCTGGCAGGCTCCGCCATCATGCTGATTGCAGCACGCATGGTGCAGGCGCTGGGAGCGGCAGCTGGGGTTGTGCTCTCCCGCGCGATGGTGCGCGACCTTTACGCTGGCCACAGGGGGGCTGCGATGCTCTCCACCCTCATCACCGTTATGGCGGCTGCCCCCTTGCTGGGGCCTTTGGTGGGGGCGCAAGTTCTGGCGCACTGGGGATGGCGGGCGATTTTCTGGGCGTTGGTGGGCATTGGCGCAGCCACCTTGGCCGCTCTGGTCACCTTGCCTGAAACCCACGCCACCCAGCACAGGGAAACCGCCCCCCTTACCACCCTGATGGCGCGTTACGGCCAGCTGGCCACCAACCCAGCCTTAATGGCGTGGGTGGTGTCCTGCGCTTTTTACTATGCTGGGCTGTTCGCTTATGTAGCGGGGTCGCCATTCGCTTACATCAGCTTCTACCATGTCGCGCCAGAGAATTACGGCTGGCTGTTCGGCGCTGGCGTTGTCGCTATGATGGTGGCTAACACGCTCAACACCAGGTTGCTGCCGCGCTGGGGCCATGGCGCTGTGTTGAAGGTGGGGGCGGGGCTTGCTGCCCTCTCTGGCCTGGCCTTGGTGGTGCAGACGGCAACGGGCTTGGGTGGTCTGGCGGGGCTGGTGGCTGGCAACTTGGCTTACCAGTTCTGCTCTGGCTTGGTGATCGCTAATGCCATCGCTGGCGCGCTAGAAGGGCACCCGCGCGCAGCTGGCGCGGTCTCTGCCCTTTCAGGGGCATTTCAATATGGCAGCGGTATGGTGGGCACGGCCCTTCTGGGGTGGTTTGCCAACGGAACGCCCCAGCCCATGGCGTGGTTGATGGGCCTTGGCGGCGTTGGCTGCTTGGCCTGCGCACTTTTGGTAAAGGCCCAGCGCCACCCTGGCAGCGGGCACGGCAGTGGCACGCTTGAACAGGCAGCGGCCCTGGCCACAGTGGAAGCTGAGGCTGGCCTGCCAGAGATGTGAATGGGGCGCTGGTCGCAGGCTGAAGTCTGGAAGCGGGCGGCGGTTAGACAGTGGCTGCCAGCCAGGTGATAATGGCGATGCCCATGCTGACAAAACCGCCCCGTCCCCCAGCGGAGAAACGACCTCCGCTGTGGGGGCATTCGCCACCGCCAGCCACTGCCTGCTTCCGTTCAGCGTCAGGCGCGTGTCGCTTCAGAAATGTCGGCGTCTTTGACTGGACATTCTAATTTTCCATGTCCCCCTGCAGGGTGGTTAGGTCTTGCCAACGGCAATGAAATTGAATGTTCCCTGTGCGGCGTCGTGCACAGGGAACTGGCCGCTGTTGATGTTGATGACGCGGATCTGGAAGCCTTCGTTCGTCACAGATCCGGCCGTGAAGTTGGCGTAAAGCGACTGCGGGTTGCTGTCCTGGCCGGTAATCTGGATGTTGATCTGACTGGGGTCGCTGTTCTTGAAGGGCGTTGGGAACTTAATTTCAAACTTGTCAGAAACGCCGGATGCCTGCCATTCCTGCCATGTGTTGTTGCCTGTCTGACTGATGAGTTTGGGCAGGTTGTTGATCTGCGTCTGCAGGTTGGCATCTGCCTGTTGGCGCTCCTGCGTTTCTTCATAAAGGCGGTCGATGGAGGTCAGGTCGATGAAGCGCAGTGTGCCGCCGACATCATTGTAGGTGAGGCACGGGTTGCCTGTGCTGGTCTGAAAAAAGAGGGAGATAACGGCCTGGTCCAGCGTTCCCTTGTGGGCCACCCCTGAAACCATTTGCCCTACGTCCGCCTTGGTGCTGAGGGGGACGTAGTCGCCACTGGTGGTGATAAAGGCTGGCGCGTTGGCATCGCCACCCTGGGTGACGGCGGCCTTCACCTGGCCGTCCTGGTCGGCGCCGCGGCCGCCCACAAGCGGTGTTGGGCCCTGCCCATCGGCCATGAACCAGGCTTGCTGGGTGGTATCGTTGACCGCCAGCAAGGTGATGGGCTTGTTGTACTGGTCCTTGACTGGTTGGTTGGGAACGTAAGCGCCCTTGGGTTGGTAGCCTGCCAGGTCGGCGGCCAGCGCCAGGTCGCGCCAGCCACTGGCGTCACCATACATGGGGCGTTTGGTGCCGCCGTTGGTGTGCAGACCTAGCCCCTGCCCATCCCCATTAGCGGGCACAAGGCCAGCTGTGCCTGAGACGAACGTGGCCTCAGCGCCCTCAGCGCGCCTGGCCTCAGCTTGGACGTGCTCATCAACGTAAGTGCGCGTGGCGACAGCGGTGTTGGGGTCGACCACCAGGTTGATGACGCTGGCATTGGCCGTTTTGAACGTCAGCGTCAAAGCCAGCTGCCCTACGGCGCCATCGCTTGTGGCAGGTTTATAGACTTCAGGCAGGTTGGCGATGGCGAAAAGCGTGCCGTCATCAGTGAACAGCCCAGCTTCGCGGATGGTGTAGCCACCGCTGCCAGCGCCAAAGATCCCCTCCGCCTTCCATTCAGTTGGATCGTCAGCTGACACAGCCAAGGCGTTAAGGGGGACGCGCGCCGTCTCATGTTTAAGCGCCGTCTGGTCCTCGGTTGGGGTGTAATCGGCGCCTGCACCGTCACCCACCGCTAGTTGGGTAAGGGTTATCTTGCCACCCTTAGCGTCCGCCGCCGCCTCCAGGGCTAGGCCTGCCTTGGTCTTGATGGTGATGAAGTTCGTCATGGTGCTGGTATGTCCAAAATGAGGCCGTAATGCGCACAGGCCGCACGGCATGTGGTGGCTGTAGGCTGGGCGGTGATGTCAGCGCTGGTCAGCCAGGAGCGGGCATTCTTGGTGGTGGCGACAATGGCCATGATGGTGGCCCAGGTGGCAGGGGTGACGGTGGCGCCATCCATGCTGAGCTGCAGACGGAAGGTGTAGGGGGCCTTCCTGGGGCTCTCCTCAAACCACTCCACCACCTGCACGCCGATGTTGAGGGCGTAGAGGGCAGCGCGCAGCGCCCCGATGGTGCCCTTGTGGCGGTGGATTTCGCAGGATGCCGCAATGCTCTGGCGCTTTTGCTGGTCTGTCCAGCCACTGGACCAGTTCTCCACACGCCACGCCCAGGCCAGCCAGGGCAGCCAGCAGGTGGGGATGGTGGCTGGGTTGGCTGTTGTGCGTACCAGGTGGGGAATGGTGGCTAGGCGCGCTGCTGCCGCCACGTCCAGTGCCGCCTCCAGGGGTGTTTGGTTGGGCGGCAGGATGCACTCCGGCAAAGATGGGGGTTGCTCAGTCACCGCCAGCCTCCGCCACAGTAATGGTGGTGGCCGTGCAGTACCCTACCTGCCCAGCCCCCATGGTGAGATCACCCCCCCAGCCTTGAAGGGTGACGTTGCGCACCCCCCCTTGCTGGAGGGCGGCGTAAATGCCTGAAGTTGCCACCATGTAGCCAATGCGCCTGATGGAGGCGCAGTAAGCCGCCAAAGCGTCCTGGGCGCTTTTCAACACCACTTGGGCGTCAGGCCCAGGGTAGAGGTCCAGCTGAGCGGTGATTTGGTAAGGCACCACCTGGGCGGGAAGGACCTGCACCAGGTCCGTCAGCGGGCGCACGCGCTCTGCTGTCACAGCTTGGGTGACGGTGTCCAGCAACGCCTGGGGCGCTGCGCCATCACCATCAGCGGCCAGGACGTAAAGCGTCACCTCCCCTGGCGCTGGGGAGGTCACCTGCACGTCCGCCACCTGCGCTGAAGCGCTCTTGGCATGGAACACGTAGCTGCCAACGCTGCCTGCGGTTGCGTAACCCTCCCACGAAAGCTGAATGCGGGCGCGGAAGGCATCGTCACCCTCCATCACCGCTGGGGTGGGGGGCGTTGTGGTGGGGTTGGCTGGTTCCAGCACCAGGCGCTTGACGTTGAGGTTGGCGCCCAGCTGGTCCAGGTCAGCCCCTGTAGCATAGGCCAGCATCACGGCCTTTATGGCCTCGTTGCGGCGCTGCTTCTCCACCGCCAGGCGCCAGGCGAAGGCCTCGCACAGCTTCACGGCTGGGTCTGATTCAAGCCAGTTCGTAAAGGCAGGATCGATGGCGCCCAATTGCTGGAGGAGCGCGCTGAGCTCCTCCTCTGCTGAGACCTCCGTGATGGCCTGCGGTGCAGGCAGGTTTGACAGGTCGATGGGGCTGTAGAGGGTTTCAACCTCCCCGCC
The sequence above is drawn from the Formicincola oecophyllae genome and encodes:
- a CDS encoding multidrug effflux MFS transporter, whose protein sequence is MATPTPPTPAPSLRPADHVQAQGGRGRRLWMLGVLSLLMGFAAISTDVYLPAMPAMAKALHVGADMMAWTVSTFLIGFSLGQLFWGPLSDRLGRRLPVALGLMVFMVGSAGCALAGSAIMLIAARMVQALGAAAGVVLSRAMVRDLYAGHRGAAMLSTLITVMAAAPLLGPLVGAQVLAHWGWRAIFWALVGIGAATLAALVTLPETHATQHRETAPLTTLMARYGQLATNPALMAWVVSCAFYYAGLFAYVAGSPFAYISFYHVAPENYGWLFGAGVVAMMVANTLNTRLLPRWGHGAVLKVGAGLAALSGLALVVQTATGLGGLAGLVAGNLAYQFCSGLVIANAIAGALEGHPRAAGAVSALSGAFQYGSGMVGTALLGWFANGTPQPMAWLMGLGGVGCLACALLVKAQRHPGSGHGSGTLEQAAALATVEAEAGLPEM
- a CDS encoding phage tail protein; this encodes MTNFITIKTKAGLALEAAADAKGGKITLTQLAVGDGAGADYTPTEDQTALKHETARVPLNALAVSADDPTEWKAEGIFGAGSGGYTIREAGLFTDDGTLFAIANLPEVYKPATSDGAVGQLALTLTFKTANASVINLVVDPNTAVATRTYVDEHVQAEARRAEGAEATFVSGTAGLVPANGDGQGLGLHTNGGTKRPMYGDASGWRDLALAADLAGYQPKGAYVPNQPVKDQYNKPITLLAVNDTTQQAWFMADGQGPTPLVGGRGADQDGQVKAAVTQGGDANAPAFITTSGDYVPLSTKADVGQMVSGVAHKGTLDQAVISLFFQTSTGNPCLTYNDVGGTLRFIDLTSIDRLYEETQERQQADANLQTQINNLPKLISQTGNNTWQEWQASGVSDKFEIKFPTPFKNSDPSQINIQITGQDSNPQSLYANFTAGSVTNEGFQIRVININSGQFPVHDAAQGTFNFIAVGKT
- a CDS encoding phage tail protein I, which produces MTEQPPSLPECILPPNQTPLEAALDVAAAARLATIPHLVRTTANPATIPTCWLPWLAWAWRVENWSSGWTDQQKRQSIAASCEIHRHKGTIGALRAALYALNIGVQVVEWFEESPRKAPYTFRLQLSMDGATVTPATWATIMAIVATTKNARSWLTSADITAQPTATTCRAACAHYGLILDIPAP
- a CDS encoding baseplate assembly protein yields the protein MTQAVPSAFTGATTGGGGEVETLYSPIDLSNLPAPQAITEVSAEEELSALLQQLGAIDPAFTNWLESDPAVKLCEAFAWRLAVEKQRRNEAIKAVMLAYATGADLDQLGANLNVKRLVLEPANPTTTPPTPAVMEGDDAFRARIQLSWEGYATAGSVGSYVFHAKSASAQVADVQVTSPAPGEVTLYVLAADGDGAAPQALLDTVTQAVTAERVRPLTDLVQVLPAQVVPYQITAQLDLYPGPDAQVVLKSAQDALAAYCASIRRIGYMVATSGIYAALQQGGVRNVTLQGWGGDLTMGAGQVGYCTATTITVAEAGGD